The nucleotide window TCCAGTTGAACCAACGGCTTGTCTACGGCGATTTTTTTCACTGCCAGCTCGCCCCGTATCAGGCTGGCCAGTTCCAGGGCCAAATCCGCTTGCTGAATGTGTATGTCTGGCAGCTGTTGGCCGTGAATGCGGGTGTCGGCAATGGTAATGGCCACATCTGGCCACAGTTGCCAGCTCAAGTCGCCGTTGATGTTCAGCTTTACCTGATTGTCTTTGGCCAGTTGTTCCAGCTGTGGCTTGTACTGGTTTGGGTCTACTGCGAACAGCAGTACGGCAGCCCCGATCAGTACCAGGGCAATGACTGCGAGAGGAAGGCCAATGGCCCACTTGAGGGTCTTTTTCACAATGTTCTCCATTCTTCGTACTGGCTGTCGCAAGCGCGTGCAGTGTAGCGAATAGGACTGGAGAAGTTAGAGAAAGTTTTCACGGCCCTGCACTGGTAAATAGGGTGCAGGGCCGTGAAAGGGGTGGAGCCGATTAGAAAGTAGTGCGAATGCCTACTTGAATATGACGGCCCGCTGCCGGTGCTTCATTACGCAGGAATGAAGTGGAGTGGCGAATCTGTTCGTCCAGCAAGTTGCCTACTTTCAGGAACAGGGTGTGGTCGCCGCCAGCGGCGTTCAGTTTGTAGCTGATGTTGGCGTCTACATCGGTGTAACCGGGAGTGGTGGTTTCACCTTCGCCAGCGCGGTTTTGGTCGTCCACTTCGGTCCAGCGCAGTTTCGCGCTCCACTGGTCCTGCTGGTATTCCAGCTCAGCGCCGTAACGGGTTGGCGTGATGCGGGGGACATCGCGGCTGATGCCAAGGCCTGAGTCCAGAGAGGCGCGTACCTGATCGCCAAACACATTCACTGTCAGTGTGTCAGTGATGGGCTTGCTCGCGGTAATTTCAAAACCGGTGAACACCGCATCCTGCTGTATGTAGTTAAATACCGGCAGCCCTTCCATTTCTTCACCAGTGCGTAGCTGGTAAATAAAGTCACGGATGTCGTTCTGGTAGACGATGGCCGACAGCTCGAAGTCGCCGTGGTAGTGGTAGCCCAGCTCAAAGTTGGTGCTGGCTTCTTCTTCGAGGCTGGTGTCACCAAAAATAAACTGGCGAGTCGCCAGGTGAGCGCCATTAGAGAACAGCTCTTCTACGGTGGGAGCACGCTCGGCACTGGTAAGGCTGATGCTAAAGTGCTGGTTGTCGGCGAACAGCCACTGGGTGGCCACAGACAGTGTGGTGGTGTTGTGGGCAACCTGCGGTGAATTAACCGGGGTGATTTCCTGGCGTTCGGTACGCACACCGAGCTCCAGGTGCCAGTTTTCCGTTTGCAGGTCTTCCAGCCAGAAAAAGCCGTAATTGCTGATTTCGACAGGGGCTACAAAAAAGTCTTCTTCAAAAAAGGCTTCTTCGCCCACTGCGGCAAAGTCGGTCATTTTGAGTTGCAGGCCAATAGCGCCGTGCCAATTTTCCCAGGGGTTGTGCACCGCTTCTATTCGGCCTTCCCAGCCGTCGACGGTAAAACGGGTGCCCACTTCGTCACCTTCCAGCTCAACGTGCTCGTAGTCGTTGTAAGCGATGTCGATGTTAAGGGATTCAAAACCGCCCCAGGGATCAGCTACTTGAGCTTTGAAGTCATAGCGGGTTTGCTCCAGGTCGATGCGGATGATTTCTTCCTCTTCTTCCTCGCCTTCCTCTTCTTCACCCTCTTCGTGGGCGTGGGCACCAGGGGGGATACCGTAGTTGTTTTCCAGGCGGCTGATGCTGAAGCCGGCGTAGTTGTCTTCATCTACCCAGGCAAAGCCAGCAGAAGCACTTTTGGTGTTGGCGTCACTGTTGTCCACGAAACCAATAGTGGTTTCTTCTTCCTCGTGTTCCTCTTCCTCTTCTTCGTGCTCTTCCTCTTCCAGCAGAGCAGGGCCGTCAATGCTGATGTTGTTGCTGCTGCGGTACACGCCATCCAGGTGCCAGGCAAAATTGCCTTCGCCACCGTCGATTTTGAACACGGCGTTGTCGCCGTTGTTGGCGCTGTTGTGCCGTAGCTCAAGCGCGCTTTCGATACCCTCAGGCACGGTTGTGGGGATGCGGTTGTCGATAACGTTAACCACACCGCCGATAGCACCGTTACCAAAACGCAGGGTAGAGGGGCCGCGCAGTACTTCAATGCGCTCTGCCAGCAGTGGCTCGGTGCCGCTGGCGTGGTCTGGGC belongs to bacterium SCSIO 12696 and includes:
- a CDS encoding TonB-dependent receptor yields the protein MNHTLSISNSLPLLLVGTFAFPAAAEDAQQNTDKAQEEIITTASPVHNDQDKVIQGITVLSGDLLLETAAASIGETLKNQPGISTASFGPSVGLPVIRGQNANRVKVLQNNIDTLDASNTSPDHASGTEPLLAERIEVLRGPSTLRFGNGAIGGVVNVIDNRIPTTVPEGIESALELRHNSANNGDNAVFKIDGGEGNFAWHLDGVYRSSNNISIDGPALLEEEEHEEEEEEHEEEETTIGFVDNSDANTKSASAGFAWVDEDNYAGFSISRLENNYGIPPGAHAHEEGEEEEGEEEEEEIIRIDLEQTRYDFKAQVADPWGGFESLNIDIAYNDYEHVELEGDEVGTRFTVDGWEGRIEAVHNPWENWHGAIGLQLKMTDFAAVGEEAFFEEDFFVAPVEISNYGFFWLEDLQTENWHLELGVRTERQEITPVNSPQVAHNTTTLSVATQWLFADNQHFSISLTSAERAPTVEELFSNGAHLATRQFIFGDTSLEEEASTNFELGYHYHGDFELSAIVYQNDIRDFIYQLRTGEEMEGLPVFNYIQQDAVFTGFEITASKPITDTLTVNVFGDQVRASLDSGLGISRDVPRITPTRYGAELEYQQDQWSAKLRWTEVDDQNRAGEGETTTPGYTDVDANISYKLNAAGGDHTLFLKVGNLLDEQIRHSTSFLRNEAPAAGRHIQVGIRTTF